In Lolium perenne isolate Kyuss_39 chromosome 5, Kyuss_2.0, whole genome shotgun sequence, the sequence gCAGGTGAGCTGCACGATATATTGATAGAGGAAGATTTTGCTCAGTTAATAGGAAAACCGGTCCCAAAAACAAAACAGAGCGGCCGAATTTATGAGGGAAACCGGCCCAAAACCGCACAAATATCGGAGCCTCATCGCCCACACGAAACTAGACTACCGACGACCAAACACACACCACCAAACCCGGAGCCGCTGCTCCGATGTCCCCTGCTCGGAGGCGAGCCGCAACGCCGCACGGCATGGACGTCTTGTAGCCCAAACTACCAAGGCGACCACCCGCAGACCACGAACGCCGCGCCAAAAGAtctggggccgccgccccgacatgcCAGCCACACCGACCGTCCCATCTGCGTAGGCCGGGCCGACGAGCTCGGTACCCACGTAGCACCAACACGCCATCCATGCCTTGCTAGACCATGACCACACCCCATGGAGTCAATGTTGCAAGACCttccgaggccgccgcctcggcgAACGTCAACCttacggggccgccgccccggcatccacTACCCCCGACAACAAGGCAACCATGCACAACTGGCACACATCTACCGCACCATGAGGAACACAGACTCCAAAAGTGGTGACTTCAGGAAGGTAACGGCACAGTGTGTCGCCGCCGCTCGCTCCGAGGAGCAGAGGTTTTCAGCCGGAGAACGCAACAACTCGTGACAGCAGGAGACCAGGCTCCCCGATGAAGCCCTCAACAGGGGAAACGGTACCCAGGGGCACCGCCAACATCGGCACCAATGGTGCGAGGCTTTCGCCTGGAGTGTCAACGCTGCCGACAGGCCCAAGTAGGCCTTGGTCGTAGGCGTGGCGAGCCGCACAGACAACCTTGTTGCCGTCCACCAAAACGCCCAACACTCGCCTGAGCAGCGCGTCCCGGCCAGACCGCTGTAGAAGGCAGCAGATCGGCCGCCCACCGCCAAGCCTGGACACGGGCCCGTCGACGCCCAGATCGGGCCCGACCGTTGAATCCCCCGCGCCTCAGCCAAGCCGGCCACCTCGTCGCACGGCAACACCACGGCTCCGCCGCGCCAACAAGCGCGCCAAGCAGAGCTGTCCTGCGCCCATGTCCGGCGCCGGCCCGCGCCTCCGGCCGACGAGACTGCCCCGCGCAGCCTGCCTCTAGAACGGATTGGGGAGATCCCACCGCCGCCATGGCCGGACGGGGCGAGCTGCAGACCGGACGGCGAGCCGCAGAGAGCAGCGAAGGTCGGGTCCGGCCCGCAAGCCCGCAGCCGGGGCCGGCGCGAGAGGCACCACGGCGAGGACGACGCGGGCGCGACGAGGGGAGGCGGGGAGGCGGCGACGAGCGCgggcggcggcgacctccgggacCGGCATGGTGGCCTCCCTCCTAAACAGCCATGCGGGGGCCTGAGAGGCATAGATCCTCGCCGCCCCCGTCCTTGGCGGCCTCGGGAGGCGACGAGGAGGCGGGCAGAGGGTggggaaggtggcggcggggaACTAGGGTTTCGCTCCCCCGTCGCCTGGAGGAGACGACAGAGGAGCGGAGGCAACCAACAACCACTGCTTTTTTGGTTTTTATCTCTATTGAAATTTAACACCTATTGCACTATAGCTGGAACAAGTAGTACTACTAGAAGATTAACTAGTACTTCCTCCGTCTATAAGTACATGTCTGACTTTAAGATACATTCAGATATAAGAGCGGCTTTTGTGAACCTGGGTGTATGTGAACCCATTTTTTCAAAAAGTGGGTTTGTGATGTCaaaacatgttttaaaaatcgaaacacaaaatAATTGCAAAGATGATCTCAAACATGTGccctggacatgagtttcgttctgaaaaaagattttattttgcctcggcaaaaaagtgaaattttaCAGGGCTATataacagtatatatgtgacgtattttgtcttttttagattctgaaataaaaaagtggtttctccgcgaaaactttctacgcacccatggaacatgcatacgtaccctgatatttttattttagaattttttcACATTTCGAAAATGTATTTTCCAACCTAGGTTCACGTGCACCtagattcaactggagcttttcccagATATAAACCTTAAACATCTATTTATATAAATAGATGGAGGGAGTAGTTCCGATCGATCCAAGCTGGCTGCCGCAAGAGATCGATGCAAGCTGGCCAGCCGACGAACGGAGAACAGCAGCAGTGTCTCCACATAACATGTGGATAGCTTTCGTGTGTGATTGAATTCCTTCCGCACTGGACATTGCACACGTGCATGGTGCATCTAGCTACCACATCGCGCCCAGCCATCGCGATCTCCATCGTGCTAGACCATACCGTACTACAGTACACCACTACCGCTTCCAGCCTTTTAAGGCTGTTGATCAACTCATCCAGCCATCAACCACATTAAATAGCGATCGAGAGCTTGGGCCGGGGCTGGATCCATCTGTCGCGAGGGATCGAGGTCGAGGGAGATGAAGCTGGAGAAGGTGGTGTTCGCGCTGAACGGCCGGCGGTATGAGGTTGCCGGCGGCGAAGTCGACCCATCCACGACGCTGCTCGAGTTCATCCGGACCAGGACGCCTTTCACGGGGACGAAGCTCGGCTGCGGCGAAGGTACGTCCTATGCACGCAAGCTGCATACTCTTCGGCGACAATTCGGTACGTAGCCAATTGCACTCCGGGAAGCAGCAAATTCGAAGTGCCTCCTTGTTGGGAAAACAAATTACTCTACTATACACGGCTTAGAAAGTACTTCATTCTTCCAAATTCTTGTTATGGTTTTAATTTAAATTCAAACTAAAATCATGACAAAAATTATGAAACCGAGAGAGTTCATACTTGAATTTGTGTTTACGAGCATGATAGAAAGACACGTCTGCTCAGTGTTTGTGTTTACGAGCATGATCACCAATTCACCAAGTCATGAACTCCCGTTAGAATCAAATGCTTTCATGTGTTTGGGGAGACCACAGTCTGGCTACGAAGTGGCCCTCTCTTATGGTTTGCTTGCCTACGCAAGATTATGCTCCATCCGTTTCAAATTAACCAAAGTTGTAGCTTTGTCACAAGTCTTCATTTTAAGTTTAAGAAGTATATATATCAAATAATGCTAATATCTATGACATGAAGCATACATATATAGCTCACCAGTATATATATTTGTTATCAAACTAATTTGGTATAGTAGGTGTTGATATATATTTTTCTATTGATTTGGACAATTTAATAAGTTTAGCCTAAAGCAAAAAAAaacttcaattaatttgatattgAGAGAGTAGCAGCAGAGACAGCTTCGAGAGGCAAACACATTTTTTAAGCAAACTGAAAGGAGTGCTTTTAGACATCACTTTGTTGGACGAACTGAGTAGCAGAATTTTTTTGATAagaggaatatattaatatcaagagatatcaattacacccagcctctgcaacaacgtaacaccctaatggcagtacgcaTACACACAgataagaaagaaaaaaagaaaaactaagaaacaaGAAAATCCCGCTACGGTATTTCAATCCTAAGAGCAACAATACACCTGAACTGAATAGGCAGATAGGGACATGAAGTGACATATTTGTAGGATTGTAGGCTGTAGCTTGCCCTTTGCGTGTTGATACGCTGGATAGCGATCGTGATGCTCATGTCAACGGTAGCTAAGCAGATCAGTTCCGATCAGATCGACCTGCTGTCATATCTTCCTTTCACGTTTCCATGTTTCACGCCACACATCTAATTCAATCAGCGTACGTTTTGAACCAAAAGTTAGTTTTTCtctttgagaataaccaaaaggtaGCGAAAGCTACAGGTAGCCCCCATGTAGCATGTAGGCTTGACTTTCTGATCTGCCATCGTGGAAAGCCATAACGAAAACACTGCTTCACTTGTTGCGAGGGGCTATTACTAGGTGGTTCGGAAGATAGCACGTCTCTTTCTTAAACTAGTTGATGCCCATACTACTACAGCGCTACCACATGCGCATTTCCAGACGAGATTTAAACACCGGACCCATGCAACTTAGAGCAGGTCCAGCAGACCCCTTATTTTGCTGCCCCGTATTTCGCGACTATTTCGTCCCGTATAAAAAATGCTCGTAAAAACACcgttccgtctagcagaccccgtatttgaCCCCGTAAATTCGTAAATTTAAAAATCCGCGAaacttgttcattcatagttcgtcgatcatacatacggatcgaCGTATCTACATACAAAATGCGTGATCATGGATCGCGACTTCTAGTCGGAGAGGTCGATGATGTACCCGTCGGCCTCCGCCTTCGCCTCCCGCAACTTCGCatccttcacggcggcgatggccgccgccctaTCTTCCTCCTCCACCCTCTTCCTCTCGGCGGCGTCCTTCAGGGACTCTTCAATCGCCTTCTTGAAGGCggggtcctcgtcctcgtcctcctcctcgccggcgagcggaggtcctccgccgctggtgctcccgATGCTCGCGTTCCATGCCTCCTTCGCCCACCGTTGGCGCTCCCACTCGGCGCGCCACTCGTCGAACTTGGGGCcactcatcggcttgagcggcgggtcctCGTTGTACCAGCGGCCGCCCCGCGCGAACTCGCGGACCTTCGGCGGGACGAACGAGGCGCCGTCGTACTTGCAGGCCGCACGGCGGCTCCCGGTGGCGGATCTCTTGCATTGGAGACGCCACGCATCCTCCACGTTGTCcagcgagcgggatcgcttcgatccgctcgccggcgaggcggtactgcggcggcgggcgtcCATGCCGGAGCtggggtggaatgcggcgcgggggagtgaggaattgctcgccggagcaggatggaggcggcggcggcgcacggcggagctagggttgcgagtgaggggttaacccctcactcgcaccttcGCCCGGTATAAGTAGGGGGCGGCGGGGCGGATTttctgggccccgtattccgccgaaacgggccggcccgaatacggggcctgctagacggcccaaaccgcgcctgccccgtatCTCGCCGGAATTTTAAGGGGTGAACGGGTTATAAAggacctgttagacatgctcttatgcCTTGTTTGGGCAGTCCTGGTTTGACAGGTTTTATTATGTAATTTTCCGGTCCACGCTAAAACAAAAAATGGACTGTTTGATGGGTAGGTAAGGGCCGAGCTCAATCAGTGTGCATGTACTCGTTGGGCTACTAGTATTTATCTCTATCCGAagatatatcatattttatgattatATTTGGTCCATATCTTTCAAAATATCTGGTAACTActaactaagagcatctccaccggcagcccTGAAATAGGCGCCGGCAGGGGTGCAGTAACTGACGTATGAGGGGCGTCGGCAGAGCATCTTCTATTTGAGGATGCTGCTCTCACAccagcgccccccccccccccccatacaCCAGCACCGATAGAATTTGAAACTTGGAATGACATTTAAAACcgaaattcatacgaaatttaaACAAAAATTATTCGAGTTTAAaactaaataaaacttaaacttaaccCTAATCTATTGGCTATCGGTTGAGACGCGTGACGGgcctgcctcgtcgtcgttctCCCCCTTTGCCGCATGCATTCGTGTCCACCTCTCGGCCCTTGCTTCGCACATCTGACTGCAGTGAGTATTTGTGATTTATATTGTAAattattcaaaaaaaataaaagaatttTGTACATTTTTAAAATTCACGAACATTTTTTTAATTCATACATTGTTTCTAATTCACGGACATTTCTAAGTTTCACAAACTTTCTAAATTCACTATTTCACCATATTCATGATATTTTAATAAAAAATCACGATTTTTTTTCAAATTCATGAACAGGGATGAAATATGAATAAAGCAAAAGAAAACGAAAGTGAAAACaggagaaaaataaaaacaatcgCAAAAAGAAAAAATGCAGCAGTCTATTTGGGCCGGCCCACGACGCGTCAGTCAAATAGGAGGACCCCGTTTTGGCCGATCGAGATCTCGCTGCTCGGGTGGTGCAGCCagctcggcggcggcgccgcctctCCTTTGCCCTGGCTCTTTCCAGCTCCTTCCCGCCACCTTCCACCGCTCCTTCTCCGCACTCCGGCGGTCTCACCACGCCAGCTCTTTCGCCTCACGCCTAGCCCTACTTCACGGGCCATCCCGTCCGCCTCACCGCTGAAAGTTTTCGAATTTCATTTGTGCCTGAACCGAAACAACCCAGGAGGAGATGTGGTCGCCAGCagatttctgaaaattttgaatttgatGAGCAGCTGTGTTAGCACATTGCCAAAAAAAAAACTGGAACTGCGCATTTGTATGAGCATATTTTTGGGCATCTGAGTGAATGGAGTTGTTTCGTTTTATTCTACGGAGTAGTTTTTTGGTGTTGGGGTGAAGTCTTTCTTCCAGCCACCTTCCAGTTTAGCTAGCAAGCCTCTGTTCTTGATGAGGAACAATTCTGCTGGCTCTGTTCTTGTGgtatcttggtcagagaacatgtGCACAACTGATACTTGTGGTGGGAGGAtggcaataaaaatataaaatcatGAAGTTAATTGGCCATGAAGAGTGTTAGTTGAAacaccaggttgtgaagatgtatGTGCGGCCCTCTCACTAGTCACTCCGTCAGGGTTTAGAAATGCATCAGTACCATGGACAATTCGTGCAGGACTGCTTGTGAGGTTTCTAAATTTTATGTGTGACAAATTGACGAAAGCACATACTAGTCAGTCTGTAGGTTTTATACTAGCAATGTATGAATTTAAAATTGCATTCCAAATTTGTAGGAGTATGAACATGGTCCTGACAGTAGAATTTTTTACCTGTATATTTATTCAGATCTAGCATTCTGAATCCTACAAGTTTTTCAATGCAGTAATCCCTGTTTACCAAACAACATTTCTTAAGAGAGGGTTTGTTGGAGATTAGGATGGAAGAGGATCGGATGATTTAATTGTTTTCAGCCAAAACACTAGGGATAATACTCTGGAATACTCTCTAAACCATGCCTGCCAAGCAAAGCCTTAAGATTGTCGAGGTTGCTTTCGGCACATGTCGTGTGGGTATGTTGCGACCCCCAGACAATAAATATGGAGACAATCACAATTTTAGGAACACTGATAATTCTTATTTGGATAACAGACGTGGCTCCAAGAGAGTAGagaaaaaagtaaatttcatCGCAATAAGTAGGGATTAGTTGTGTAGAAACGAAAGCCTCAATGGTCTTATGATAAACATGGGGCTATTTGGTGAGATTATAGACTTAGGGAGTCATATATCTCAACAGTGGTGGGTAATCTTGTAAAACTGAGGAATGAATATCCGTGTATGGTACTTCCTCTGTTCCCTTTTATAAGACGTTTGAAAGGCTTAATTTGATTGCCaaaatgtttacttattgcatgtTCTTAATATTTTTGCTACTTCTCTCATTATATGGCTATATACTTGAGAGTTCAAACTTTGGAAAATGGAACCCAAACCAACTCGATTAAATACAATACCAATCGATTCCGATATGTTTGTTCAGTTTTCACTTAAGGTTCAGTTCTTTCAGTTCAATGAGAACAGGAAACATGCTGCGTTCTTCTTATAGGAAAGAGGCGGATATTATGACTGATATTTATTATTGTGCTCTCCTGCAGGTGGATGTGGAGCTTGTGTAGTCCTTATAGCAAAATATGATCCAACAAAAGATGAAGTGACTGAATTTTCTGCAAGTTCATGCTTGACCCTCCTGTACAATATAAATTTCTATTCAATTATCACGACTGAAGGTCTGGGAAATACACAAGATGGTCTTCATGCTATTCAGAAAAGAATGTCCGGGTTCCATGCTTCTCAATGTGGTTTCTGCACTCCTGGCATGTGCATGTCCATTTTCACTTCTCTTGCCAATGCTGACAAATCCAAGACGCCTGAACCACCAAATGGGTTCTCAAAGTTAACTGTATCCGAAGCAGAAAGGGCCTTCTCAGGCAACTTGTGTCGATGTACTGGTTACCGACCAATAGTTGATGCCTGCAAAAGTTTCGCTTCAGATGTTGACTTGGAGGATTTGGGTCTTAATATATTCTGGAAGAAAAGCGATAAGCATGCTGATGTTAGCAAATTGCCTACTTATACTCTTGGTGGCGGAGTCTGCACTTTCCCGGACTTCCTAAAAtctgagatcaaatcatctcttgaTCAACTAAATTATTCATTTACGTTCTCCGGGGAGGGATGGTATCATCCAAAAAGTATTGAGCAATATTATGACTTATTAAACTCTGGCATATTTAGTGACTGCTGTGTCAAAGTAGTCGTTGGAAACACAGGTTCTGGTGTATACAAGGATCAAGACCTATATAACAAGTATATTGACATAGGTGGTATTCCAGAACTGTCAGCTATTTTAAGAAAAGATAACGGCATTGAAATTGGAGCAGCTACACCAATTTCTATGGCCATCAAGATACTTGAGCAAGGAAATGAATCTATATCAGCTCCAAAGGGAAGTTTAGTTTATAGAAAACTTGCCGAACACATGAGCAAAGTTGCTACACCGTTTGTCCGTAACACAGCAAGCCTTGGTGGAAACATAATTTTAGCACAGAAATACCCATTTGCTTCAGACATAGCAACCATACTTCTCGGTGCTGCTTCCACTGTCCGTCTTCAGGTTGCTTCACAAACGCTAGAGGTTACTTTGGAAGAGTTTCTGGAGCAGCCTCCTCTTGATCCTAGTACTTTACTTCTGAGCATATTTATTCCACATTGGACTCCAGATTCTCAGACAGAAACAAGTGTGGTCTTTGAAACTTATCGAGCAGCACCACGCCCTCTTGGCAATGCTGTTTCATATATTAATTCTGCTTTCCTGGGACTTGTCTCCTTGAATGAATCATCTGGTGATCCTGTATTGAGCAACCTACACTTGGCTTTTGGTGCTTACGggacagaacatgctgttagagcaAAAAAAGTTGAAGAGCACCTCACTGGAAAATTGGTGACTCCATCTGTTGTGCTTGAAGCAGTTCATTTACTCAGAGAAACAATTGTACCAATGGAAGGAACATCACATCCCGAATACAGAGTTAGTGTGGCTGTTGGGTTTCTCTTCAGTTTCCTATCTTCATTTTCTGAAGGCATCAAAGGGCCTGGAAAAACCCTGAACTTTAGCTCTGCTAGTTCTGTAGACACAGATGATCTCTGTAACCTGCCATTATCTTCCCGCAGAGAAACAGTTTCCGGTGATGAATATAAACCTGTTGGTGAACCAATTAAAAAGTATGGAGTTGAGCTTCAAGCTTCTGGTATGTGGTTACTGGTTAGCTTACATCATCAGAATGTCTAATGGATCTAGAAGCTATTTTCCTCCCCAAATCATCCATCTTTTAGTATTATGTATAGATTGATAGACTTTCTTTTCTTTACTGCAGGGGAGGCGGTATATGTAGATGATATTCCTGCTCCAAATAATTGCCTCTATGGAGAGTTTATTTACAGCACAAAACCTCTTGCGCATGTCAAGAGTATTAAGTTCAAGCCTTCTTTAGCATCCGAGAAGGTCCTGACAGTTATTTCTGCGAAGGATATTCCAAGTGGAGGGCAAAATATTGGATCATCATACTTGTTTGGGGATGAAATACTTTTTGGTGATCCAATTGCTGAGTACGCTGGCCAAGCTCTTGGTGTTGTGGTATTTATCTTCTCTTCTTAATATTCAAATGTTAATAAATTACAGCATACCAAATAGTGATTTGTAAATGTTTGCTTCATTATTTCTTTTTGTAATACCAATTGTGGATGTTAATTATATAGTTTTGAATAACGAGGGGCCAGTATGTACAAATTAAATACCTTAATTTCACACAGATTTTCATCTTGTGTGGTCACACTTAGTGCACCCTCCAACCCTATTTAGTTCAAACAAGTTCATTTAATTTCACTAAATAGAGTTGGTGGGTACCCTAATGGTCATTAATGTAAACCTCTAAGTTCATGCAAAATTATAAGCATATATCTGTATCCAGAGTCTTATGTGTACAATACCCTAAGGAAACCCCTATCAGTTAAACACATGCGAAGATTTTCTGTGGTAGCACTACTATGCGCTTATTTCTGTTTCTTTCATGATATTTTTTATGGAAATTAGGTACTCAAAGAACAGCACAAGTGGCTATGCAAAAATATACTGAACTGATGGCACGTTTTAATATAAAAAGATTGTTTCAACTTTAAACAGAGTAATATTGTGAAATTAAACTGTTAATGGTTAGCGAAGAACTGAATATGTGCCCCTAATTACATTGCCTTTTTATTTAAAGATCATAAACTTATTACATAGTGTTGGAATTCTTTATTTCTTAAACATTGCTGTTACTGAAATTTGGACATTACCTCAGGTTGCAGAAACCCAGAGATATGCCAACTTGGCACGAAAACAGGTCATTATTGAATATGACACAAAAGATTTGAAGCCACCAATCTTAACTGTAGAACAAGCAGTACAAAACAGCAGCTATTTCAATGTTCCCCCAGAGAGGTATCCAAAACAAGTCGGTGATTTTTCCAAGGGCATGGCTGAAGCTGATCACAAGATCCTGTCGACAGAAGTATGCTCATTTCACTTTCTCTGGGATATTTTCGTAATGACATCTCACGTGCATTGCTGAAAATTTATACAAAGTATTTATACTTTTTTTAAGTAGGAACTTATAACAGTTTTTccttcgagaaaacgcaaaagcTCTGCACCTAGTTTATGTACAAGCCAAAGAAAGGGTGACACACACGGTATTACAACTAGACGCCCCTACAAACTAGGCCCACAGGGAGCAGCTCCACCAGCATCTTTGCCTGTGAAAAGAACAATACTAGGCCCCGCAGGGAGCAGCTCCTATTAAATAACTCTTTTAATGGTATAGTATTGTAGCGACGGAGGTTGCTGGGTACTTGCGGTTTCTGGAGTTGGAGTCCGAGCTGCAGGATCTTGTTCTGCAGGATCTTGTTCGATTGGGAGATGGAAGATGAGGTCCGTGCGGGGTGTCAGGAGTACCATGACGCGATGGCTACAGGAACGAGGAGCTGCAGCGGCAGTGGTGTGATACAACATGGACAATGTTGCCCCATCCTGGTGGGTAGGGTCGGAGGTGTGCGACACTACGGCTGAAAATCCTGCCCGTCTTTGGTCGgtgccggcggcgacggcgcctGCGGGTGTCGTTTCCTTCCTTGGAGGCGTCGCCATGGTGTGTCAGCATCTCCTTCGCTCTCATCGGTGGTTGGTAGTTGTCTCCGGGTGAAAGCCTAGATTTGGACTCAGATCAGCGCGATGGCGGCGTCCTTGACGTCGTTACTCTGTTGGGAACATCGTGTTTGGAGACACGGCTTGGAGGTTCTTTGTTGCACTCCTCTGGTCCTCGCCGGTGTCCGAGGTTGAGTGCAGGGGTGCTATGCACTCCATAGCTGGCGAGTCCAAGATGATTCCTTCTCAGGACCGAccgagttcggccatcttctcttTGATGGTGCGTCGATAAGGAGAGTTCTTTTGAAATTGTTGTTCTTCGGAGGCGTCTAGCATCGGTCGAGACGCGGTTTTGTTGCTTAGCTTAGGATAGACCCTTTcgtgttgttgttgttttgtcAGGGTAGCTGTCTTCGGACTAGTTGGTGTGGAGTTCATGCCATGTGTGGTAGCCTTCTTAACTCAAACCTCTGCCTTCTGTAAAGATAAGGTACGTTGTTGGCGTACTCTAAAAAAAAGTTTAGTATTGTGAATGTAGTCAATCCTACTCTTTCTACCAAAACGCCTTACAGTTTGAAACACAGGTAGTACCATTTAATTTGCACATGAACATAGCAGCTGTATGaaagtttgattttttttttgtgacGAAAGTTTGCCGATCTTATATGTTAAGTTTTGCTCCCTGCATGTGACTTCATGGAACCCCACAGACAAGTCTATATGGCACGTGTTAATTAACTAACTCTTGTGATTGCAGGTAAAACTTGCCTCTCAGTATTACTTCTACATGGAAACACAGACAGCACTAGC encodes:
- the LOC127299131 gene encoding putative aldehyde oxidase-like protein isoform X1, encoding MKLEKVVFALNGRRYEVAGGEVDPSTTLLEFIRTRTPFTGTKLGCGEGGCGACVVLIAKYDPTKDEVTEFSASSCLTLLYNINFYSIITTEGLGNTQDGLHAIQKRMSGFHASQCGFCTPGMCMSIFTSLANADKSKTPEPPNGFSKLTVSEAERAFSGNLCRCTGYRPIVDACKSFASDVDLEDLGLNIFWKKSDKHADVSKLPTYTLGGGVCTFPDFLKSEIKSSLDQLNYSFTFSGEGWYHPKSIEQYYDLLNSGIFSDCCVKVVVGNTGSGVYKDQDLYNKYIDIGGIPELSAILRKDNGIEIGAATPISMAIKILEQGNESISAPKGSLVYRKLAEHMSKVATPFVRNTASLGGNIILAQKYPFASDIATILLGAASTVRLQVASQTLEVTLEEFLEQPPLDPSTLLLSIFIPHWTPDSQTETSVVFETYRAAPRPLGNAVSYINSAFLGLVSLNESSGDPVLSNLHLAFGAYGTEHAVRAKKVEEHLTGKLVTPSVVLEAVHLLRETIVPMEGTSHPEYRVSVAVGFLFSFLSSFSEGIKGPGKTLNFSSASSVDTDDLCNLPLSSRRETVSGDEYKPVGEPIKKYGVELQASGEAVYVDDIPAPNNCLYGEFIYSTKPLAHVKSIKFKPSLASEKVLTVISAKDIPSGGQNIGSSYLFGDEILFGDPIAEYAGQALGVVVAETQRYANLARKQVIIEYDTKDLKPPILTVEQAVQNSSYFNVPPERYPKQVGDFSKGMAEADHKILSTEVKLASQYYFYMETQTALAIPDEDNTMVVYSSSQYPELAQSVIAKCLGIPFNNVRAITRRVGGGFGGKATKSFNVATAAALCAYKLRRPVRMYLNRSTDMVMVGGRHPVKAYYSVGFKSDGKVTALHLEVLINAGISPDASPIIPDTIISGLKKYNWGALSFDIKVCKTNNPSKSVMRAPGDTQGSFIAEAIIEHVASVLSLDANTIRQKNFHTYDSLVLFYPESAGEASAYTLHFIFDRLLSTSSYLHRAKSVKQFNSCNKWRKQGISCVPLIFKVEPRPAPGRVSVLNDGSIVVEVGGIEIGQGLWTKVQQTTAFALGQLWPDGCECLLDRVRVLQADTLNLIQGGVTAGSTTSESSCAAILQACNMLIHRLKPVMDKLKQQAGAVSWDSLISQASTDNVNLSSSSYWVPGQESNRYLNYGACISEVEIDVLTGAITILRGDIIYDCGKSMNPAVDLGQIEGSFVQGIGFFIYEEHETNADGLVVSDSTWDYKIPSVDTIPKHFNVEVLNTGYHKDRVLSSKASGEPAVVLASSVHCAVREAIRAAREEFGSSPLVFQLDVPAPMTVVKELCGLDIVEKHLENQSAHQFAAGA
- the LOC127299131 gene encoding putative aldehyde oxidase-like protein isoform X2; its protein translation is MPAKQSLKIVEVAFGTCRVGGCGACVVLIAKYDPTKDEVTEFSASSCLTLLYNINFYSIITTEGLGNTQDGLHAIQKRMSGFHASQCGFCTPGMCMSIFTSLANADKSKTPEPPNGFSKLTVSEAERAFSGNLCRCTGYRPIVDACKSFASDVDLEDLGLNIFWKKSDKHADVSKLPTYTLGGGVCTFPDFLKSEIKSSLDQLNYSFTFSGEGWYHPKSIEQYYDLLNSGIFSDCCVKVVVGNTGSGVYKDQDLYNKYIDIGGIPELSAILRKDNGIEIGAATPISMAIKILEQGNESISAPKGSLVYRKLAEHMSKVATPFVRNTASLGGNIILAQKYPFASDIATILLGAASTVRLQVASQTLEVTLEEFLEQPPLDPSTLLLSIFIPHWTPDSQTETSVVFETYRAAPRPLGNAVSYINSAFLGLVSLNESSGDPVLSNLHLAFGAYGTEHAVRAKKVEEHLTGKLVTPSVVLEAVHLLRETIVPMEGTSHPEYRVSVAVGFLFSFLSSFSEGIKGPGKTLNFSSASSVDTDDLCNLPLSSRRETVSGDEYKPVGEPIKKYGVELQASGEAVYVDDIPAPNNCLYGEFIYSTKPLAHVKSIKFKPSLASEKVLTVISAKDIPSGGQNIGSSYLFGDEILFGDPIAEYAGQALGVVVAETQRYANLARKQVIIEYDTKDLKPPILTVEQAVQNSSYFNVPPERYPKQVGDFSKGMAEADHKILSTEVKLASQYYFYMETQTALAIPDEDNTMVVYSSSQYPELAQSVIAKCLGIPFNNVRAITRRVGGGFGGKATKSFNVATAAALCAYKLRRPVRMYLNRSTDMVMVGGRHPVKAYYSVGFKSDGKVTALHLEVLINAGISPDASPIIPDTIISGLKKYNWGALSFDIKVCKTNNPSKSVMRAPGDTQGSFIAEAIIEHVASVLSLDANTIRQKNFHTYDSLVLFYPESAGEASAYTLHFIFDRLLSTSSYLHRAKSVKQFNSCNKWRKQGISCVPLIFKVEPRPAPGRVSVLNDGSIVVEVGGIEIGQGLWTKVQQTTAFALGQLWPDGCECLLDRVRVLQADTLNLIQGGVTAGSTTSESSCAAILQACNMLIHRLKPVMDKLKQQAGAVSWDSLISQASTDNVNLSSSSYWVPGQESNRYLNYGACISEVEIDVLTGAITILRGDIIYDCGKSMNPAVDLGQIEGSFVQGIGFFIYEEHETNADGLVVSDSTWDYKIPSVDTIPKHFNVEVLNTGYHKDRVLSSKASGEPAVVLASSVHCAVREAIRAAREEFGSSPLVFQLDVPAPMTVVKELCGLDIVEKHLENQSAHQFAAGA